One Aneurinibacillus migulanus genomic region harbors:
- a CDS encoding carbon-nitrogen hydrolase, whose translation MNEKVTIGLIQGKCGENIPDNVQYHIEKIRETAAQGAQIICLQELFNAQYVAQTVCVKGYEQAEPIDNPTLQTMSQLAQELEVVLIVPFYEKAGRGLYFNSAAVYDADGSYLGTTRKNHIPDGPQYHEKYYFTPGNTGYPVYETRYGKIGIGICWDEWFPEVARILALQGAEILFYPSAIGSEPDHPELSTRYSWEKAISAHGISNGVFIAAVNRVGQEKDMTFYGGSFVSNPLGNILQSLDDEEGILIQEIDKSEIDFARNLLQFMRDRRPDTYGLLLQKEALSQK comes from the coding sequence ATGAACGAAAAGGTTACAATTGGATTAATTCAAGGAAAATGCGGGGAAAACATCCCTGATAATGTACAATATCACATCGAAAAAATTAGAGAAACGGCTGCACAAGGTGCGCAAATCATTTGCCTTCAAGAACTATTTAATGCTCAGTATGTCGCACAAACCGTCTGCGTGAAAGGGTATGAGCAGGCCGAGCCGATAGACAATCCTACACTGCAAACGATGAGCCAACTGGCACAGGAGCTAGAAGTCGTTCTTATCGTACCTTTCTATGAAAAAGCGGGACGCGGATTGTACTTTAATAGTGCTGCCGTATATGATGCAGATGGCTCTTATCTTGGTACAACACGTAAAAACCATATCCCTGATGGACCTCAATATCATGAAAAATATTATTTTACTCCAGGAAACACAGGGTACCCTGTGTATGAAACACGCTATGGAAAAATCGGTATCGGAATCTGCTGGGATGAATGGTTCCCTGAAGTCGCTCGCATTCTGGCTCTTCAAGGAGCGGAGATTTTATTCTATCCATCCGCTATTGGCTCTGAGCCGGATCATCCAGAACTCTCCACCCGATATTCCTGGGAAAAGGCGATTTCTGCCCATGGTATTTCTAATGGCGTGTTCATTGCCGCAGTAAACCGGGTTGGACAGGAAAAGGATATGACATTTTATGGCGGAAGCTTTGTTAGTAACCCACTAGGAAACATTTTGCAATCATTGGATGATGAGGAAGGTATTTTAATTCAGGAAATCGACAAATCAGAAATCGATTTTGCGCGTAACCTGCTCCAATTCATGCGTGACCGCCGTCCAGATACATACGGACTTTTGCTTCAGAAAGAAGCTCTTTCGCAAAAATAA
- a CDS encoding sigma-54 interaction domain-containing protein: protein MIHKLKVQDNWILHTVTEESDSMFSNPQIDLLHSCFNGEEVEFITSMTKKKIESLEKHGILQIEILPIQVFLAKADEKTFIALSMLKKQVENTGEKEELDVETFIARSAKMKEVMEIVKKISYVDSSILLLGKSGVGKSMIAKLIHKYSTRAKRNFISINCGAIPEALMEAELFGYTHGSFTGGQRGGKKGIFESADEGTVFLDEVGELPLNLQVKLLEVLQENCIRPIGETKLIPVNVRVIAATNQNLLELVQQKKFREDLYYRLHVVPIEIPPLCDRIDDIPHLTRHFLKQKINKYGIFKTFHPEVEEVFKRYEWPGNVRELENIIERLFITTEENEIQLTHLPSFFHSLSENASSCYDKESDIIPLKKAKKMLEKELIVKAYDLYKSTYKAARALQVDQSTIVKKLKEFREEGR, encoded by the coding sequence ATGATTCATAAGCTGAAAGTACAAGATAATTGGATACTTCATACGGTAACTGAAGAAAGTGACAGCATGTTTAGCAATCCTCAAATAGATTTGTTGCATTCCTGCTTTAATGGAGAAGAAGTTGAATTTATTACTAGCATGACAAAAAAGAAGATAGAATCTCTGGAAAAGCATGGTATACTCCAGATTGAAATTTTACCCATTCAAGTTTTTCTTGCTAAGGCGGACGAAAAAACATTCATTGCCTTATCCATGCTTAAAAAACAGGTAGAAAATACAGGAGAAAAAGAAGAACTGGATGTAGAAACGTTCATTGCCCGTTCGGCAAAGATGAAAGAGGTTATGGAGATTGTAAAAAAAATATCGTACGTTGACTCATCCATTCTTCTTCTAGGCAAATCAGGTGTTGGCAAAAGCATGATTGCCAAGCTCATTCATAAATATAGCACCCGTGCAAAACGAAACTTTATCTCTATAAACTGCGGAGCAATCCCAGAGGCACTGATGGAAGCCGAACTGTTTGGGTATACACACGGAAGTTTTACGGGAGGGCAAAGAGGAGGAAAAAAAGGGATTTTTGAATCCGCAGATGAGGGCACGGTATTCTTAGATGAAGTGGGGGAGCTACCGCTTAATCTACAGGTCAAATTGTTGGAGGTATTGCAGGAGAATTGTATCCGACCTATTGGAGAAACCAAGCTTATCCCTGTTAACGTCCGTGTTATTGCAGCTACGAATCAAAATTTGCTGGAGCTTGTGCAGCAGAAGAAATTCCGTGAGGATTTATATTATCGGCTTCATGTTGTTCCGATTGAAATCCCTCCATTATGTGACAGAATCGACGATATCCCCCATTTGACACGCCATTTTTTAAAGCAGAAAATCAATAAATACGGAATCTTTAAGACGTTTCATCCTGAGGTTGAAGAAGTGTTTAAAAGATACGAATGGCCAGGGAACGTAAGAGAGTTAGAAAATATTATCGAAAGGCTATTTATCACAACCGAAGAAAATGAAATTCAGCTTACACATCTGCCGTCATTTTTTCATTCTTTGAGCGAAAATGCTTCTTCCTGTTATGATAAAGAAAGTGACATTATACCCTTAAAGAAAGCAAAGAAAATGCTGGAAAAAGAATTGATTGTAAAAGCGTATGACTTATATAAAAGTACGTACAAAGCAGCAAGAGCATTGCAAGTCGATCAATCGACCATTGTAAAGAAATTAAAAGAATTTCGCGAAGAAGGAAGGTAA
- a CDS encoding carbon-nitrogen hydrolase family protein, translating into MVTIALAQLKGVLFNKNLNVHRILATIQTCKEKNVDYVLFPELFLTGFFIQHEIEALAEPVDGESIRIIQEKVKETGVGTILGFAERYENRYYNSAVFIEKDGSIKGVYRKIHLFDKEKEFFTPGEEFPVFHTEVGNIALMMTFDVEFPEMSRIYAMHGVELIMVLNAHNVPYQPHQGIFLQARALENQVFMAATNKVGLEGSTLFFGESAVISPEGHFIEKGGNNEEIIIASIQLSDVYKVREEQLMKYLENRKGELYSKHGLV; encoded by the coding sequence ATGGTGACGATTGCGCTAGCACAGCTGAAAGGCGTATTATTCAATAAAAATCTAAATGTACACCGCATCTTAGCAACGATTCAAACATGCAAAGAAAAAAACGTGGATTATGTGTTATTTCCTGAATTGTTTTTGACCGGTTTTTTTATTCAACATGAAATTGAAGCATTGGCTGAACCGGTAGACGGAGAAAGCATCCGAATCATTCAGGAGAAAGTAAAAGAAACAGGAGTGGGCACGATTCTGGGCTTTGCAGAACGTTATGAAAACCGCTATTACAACTCAGCGGTATTTATTGAAAAAGACGGGAGCATTAAAGGGGTATACCGAAAAATTCATTTGTTTGATAAGGAAAAGGAGTTTTTCACACCTGGAGAGGAATTTCCTGTTTTTCATACGGAAGTTGGAAATATTGCTCTCATGATGACATTCGATGTAGAGTTTCCTGAAATGTCTCGAATTTATGCGATGCACGGAGTAGAATTAATTATGGTTTTAAATGCCCATAACGTTCCATATCAGCCGCATCAAGGTATTTTTCTACAAGCGCGTGCCCTGGAAAATCAAGTGTTCATGGCAGCGACCAATAAAGTAGGGCTTGAGGGAAGTACACTGTTTTTTGGAGAAAGTGCAGTAATTTCTCCAGAGGGGCACTTTATAGAAAAGGGCGGAAATAACGAGGAAATAATTATAGCATCCATTCAGTTATCAGACGTGTATAAAGTAAGAGAAGAACAATTAATGAAGTATTTAGAGAATAGAAAAGGCGAGTTATATAGTAAGCATGGACTTGTTTAA
- a CDS encoding APC family permease — translation MNNTQASHFRRTLTLMPLIVLGLAYMAPMTVFNTYGVAAQTTHGMVPAAYAFALLAMLFTAYSYGKMVKAYPVSGSAYTYTQKSINSHLGFLVGWAVLLDYLFLPMINFLLAGIFLSAAFPAVPSWVWIIGFIAVITAINIIGIQMTAKVNAVLVLFQFLVTILFVVLALKGVAKGMGMGTFLSALPFYNPEVSYSFVLAGASILCLSFLGFDAVTTLSEETIAPEKTVPKAIFLVAFIGGLLFIFVSYIAHIAYPDFASFKDIDSASFEIAAYIGGPVFGSIFLAGVITSTIASGMSSHASAARLLFAMGRESVLPKKLFGYIHPRYKTPNRNILLIGAFSLSALTVDLVTAASFINFGALVAFAFVNISVIFHYYIRNRQRGIKGMLLYVLLPLAGTSFTIWLWTSLDKKSIILGSIWVGLGIVYLLFLTKGFTQKPPNFNFNEAEDSFTKVENPAASS, via the coding sequence ATGAACAACACACAAGCCTCCCATTTTCGTCGGACATTGACACTCATGCCGCTCATAGTGCTCGGCCTTGCCTATATGGCTCCAATGACAGTGTTTAATACGTACGGAGTTGCGGCACAGACGACACATGGAATGGTACCGGCGGCGTACGCTTTCGCGCTGTTAGCTATGCTGTTCACTGCTTATAGTTATGGAAAAATGGTGAAAGCATATCCTGTTTCAGGCTCAGCTTATACGTATACCCAAAAATCGATTAATTCGCATCTCGGCTTTCTCGTCGGGTGGGCTGTATTGCTGGATTATTTGTTTTTGCCCATGATTAATTTCTTGTTGGCCGGTATCTTTTTATCAGCCGCTTTTCCGGCCGTTCCATCATGGGTATGGATTATCGGTTTCATCGCTGTGATTACGGCGATTAATATCATCGGTATTCAAATGACGGCTAAAGTAAACGCGGTACTTGTTTTATTCCAATTTCTCGTTACCATCCTTTTTGTAGTACTTGCTTTGAAAGGGGTTGCTAAAGGGATGGGCATGGGAACATTTTTGTCGGCATTACCTTTTTACAATCCTGAGGTTTCCTACTCTTTTGTGCTGGCCGGCGCTTCGATTCTTTGTCTTTCCTTTTTAGGATTCGATGCCGTAACCACACTTTCAGAAGAAACCATTGCGCCTGAGAAAACCGTTCCGAAAGCTATTTTTCTCGTCGCATTTATCGGCGGATTGCTTTTCATTTTCGTTTCATATATCGCGCACATCGCATATCCGGACTTTGCTTCCTTTAAAGATATCGATTCAGCCTCTTTTGAAATTGCCGCTTATATCGGTGGTCCCGTTTTCGGCTCTATTTTTCTTGCCGGAGTAATTACATCAACGATTGCGTCAGGAATGTCCTCCCATGCTAGTGCAGCCCGCCTGCTGTTTGCTATGGGGCGTGAATCCGTGTTACCAAAAAAATTGTTTGGCTATATTCATCCGAGATATAAAACGCCGAACCGTAATATTCTGCTCATTGGAGCGTTTTCACTCTCGGCCCTGACCGTTGATTTAGTGACAGCAGCATCTTTTATTAACTTTGGCGCGTTGGTAGCATTCGCCTTCGTTAACATCTCGGTTATTTTTCACTACTATATTCGTAACCGACAACGCGGAATAAAAGGAATGCTTCTATATGTATTGTTGCCATTAGCTGGAACGAGCTTTACGATTTGGCTGTGGACAAGCCTTGATAAAAAATCCATCATTTTAGGAAGTATCTGGGTTGGTCTTGGAATTGTGTATCTATTGTTTTTAACAAAAGGATTCACTCAAAAACCACCGAATTTTAATTTTAACGAAGCAGAAGATTCCTTTACGAAAGTCGAAAATCCTGCGGCTTCCTCGTAA
- a CDS encoding Crp/Fnr family transcriptional regulator — MTNLSPPLKALLQTCATTKKIKKDTYLFHQGELANSMYIILAGRVQIGKTDAEGKELTLRICQKNDIVGELILFADHPKYVFSAKCLENGEVGVINRETFEKKLLENKDVAFEFMKWMSDHFRRTQTKFRDLVLNGKKGALYSTLIRMANSYGIKTKEGILIDLSISNRELANFCGSTRENINRTLQELRTQDILSLKEQKIIIHDLKRLKELNHCDDCSVNICNID; from the coding sequence TTGACAAACCTTTCACCCCCGCTGAAAGCTTTATTACAGACATGTGCTACAACGAAAAAGATAAAAAAAGACACATATCTGTTTCATCAGGGAGAGCTTGCGAATTCCATGTATATCATTCTTGCGGGACGGGTTCAGATCGGGAAGACCGATGCGGAAGGAAAAGAGTTAACGCTACGTATATGCCAGAAGAACGATATTGTCGGAGAGTTGATTCTATTTGCCGATCATCCGAAATACGTTTTTAGCGCAAAATGCCTTGAAAACGGTGAGGTAGGCGTTATAAACCGGGAAACGTTTGAGAAAAAGTTGCTGGAAAATAAGGATGTGGCGTTTGAATTCATGAAATGGATGAGTGACCATTTCCGACGCACACAGACAAAGTTCCGAGATTTGGTGCTCAACGGGAAGAAGGGTGCGCTATATTCTACGTTGATTCGCATGGCCAACAGCTATGGCATTAAGACAAAGGAAGGAATCCTAATCGATTTATCGATTTCGAATCGTGAGCTCGCCAACTTCTGCGGTTCAACCCGAGAGAACATTAACCGTACATTGCAAGAGTTACGGACGCAGGACATTCTATCATTGAAAGAGCAGAAAATCATTATCCATGATCTGAAACGCTTGAAGGAACTAAATCATTGTGATGATTGCTCGGTAAACATATGTAATATCGATTAA
- the addB gene encoding helicase-exonuclease AddAB subunit AddB, giving the protein MALRIIVGRAGSGKSTRCMQEIRERQQQQPMGAPLIYLVPQQMSFQVEYELAAQVGLPGTMRAQVFSFRRLAWKILQEVGGLSRIHIDDTGMKMILRRILEKRGGELRVFGRAMDRNGFTDQLEEMYGELVRHGMTAEDLLVQQEALIRRDEGEGSGSGFLADKLHDMHLIYDELERYLAERYLDTEHYLPLLAERLERSRYIRGAEIWVDGFEHFTPQELLVLRELWTCAGDMSVTLTLDYPSDSGTVPDELDLFYSSAMTYRVLMELAEKSGVRVDAPVVLSRTGPVARFAHNPALSHLEAHYDRRPVRPYPYSTDSIRIAAAANRRAEVEGVAQRILSLVRDKGYRWRDIAVLVRNIKDYEHLFTTVFEDYGIPVFLDEKRPMLHHPLTEFIRSALEVIRYNWRYEAIFRCIKTELLFQPEMEETAEEMRHRIDRVENYVLAHGIEGYRWTDPNWQWKYRVYRGLDENSVEVAAAMRQSDEELAMEQEIAQLRQRITVPLQQLERALTKAKNVRGLCEGLYLFLMKLNVPQRLEQWSEAAKEAHRLEQAREHGQVWQAIINMLDQIVEVMGDERMDMETFASVIEAGMENLKFALVPPALDQVLVGSIDRTRFANVKCAFILGINDGVIPARPKEDGMLSEGERESLLANGMSLGPGSRRRLMEEEFMLYRALASASECLFLSYALADEEGKGLLPSAFMKRMKEMFPQVKEEFVTTEVAEIAAEEEQLAFLANPSRALSYLSAQLQQWRKGYGLAPFWWDAYNWLIREMPDQQARVTRALFYRNEERALKKETSQALYGKKIRASVSRMERFQACPFSHFASHGLKLHERDLYRLEAPDIGQLFHAALKLVGEHMEKNQVEWGALEAEQMHKLAAEQVDVLSPLLQKQILLSSGRNRYITHKLKNVVGRAAVMLGEHARRSEFTPRALELGFGTGAQLPPLMFDLPNGCTMELVGRIDRVDGAESTQGLLLRIIDYKSSAKDLVIEDVYFGLSLQMLTYLDVLISQAEAFFGEAAVPAGILYFHVHNPLLRSLVPLSEDKIQGEIRKRFKMKGLLVENEEIVRLMDTELETGYSDILPVALKKDGGFYSTSRVISSKRLDQLRGYTRAMIREIGQRITDGDISIYPYRHKKRTACTFCTFKSVCQFDQMVEPGEFHVLRRESDEAMWQEIAEKGKGENV; this is encoded by the coding sequence ATGGCCCTTCGTATAATCGTCGGACGTGCAGGCAGTGGAAAAAGCACACGATGTATGCAGGAAATTCGCGAACGGCAGCAGCAACAACCGATGGGGGCGCCGCTTATCTATCTCGTACCGCAACAGATGAGCTTCCAGGTCGAATATGAACTGGCTGCTCAGGTAGGTTTACCGGGTACGATGCGTGCTCAGGTGTTTAGTTTTCGCCGTTTGGCATGGAAGATTCTGCAAGAGGTAGGCGGATTGTCTCGTATACATATTGATGACACGGGAATGAAGATGATATTACGTCGTATTCTTGAAAAACGAGGCGGAGAGCTTCGAGTATTCGGTCGTGCGATGGATCGGAACGGCTTTACTGACCAGCTGGAAGAAATGTACGGCGAGCTGGTGCGGCATGGAATGACAGCGGAAGATTTACTTGTCCAGCAGGAAGCGCTGATTCGGCGGGATGAAGGTGAAGGAAGCGGAAGCGGCTTTCTCGCCGATAAGCTGCATGATATGCATCTTATATATGATGAACTGGAACGTTATTTAGCAGAACGATACCTGGACACGGAGCATTATCTGCCATTGCTTGCGGAGCGATTAGAGCGATCACGCTACATTCGTGGCGCTGAAATCTGGGTAGATGGGTTTGAGCATTTTACGCCCCAGGAGCTTTTGGTACTTAGGGAGTTGTGGACATGTGCAGGCGACATGTCTGTTACATTGACGCTTGATTATCCGAGCGATTCCGGTACTGTGCCGGATGAGCTAGATTTGTTTTATTCATCAGCCATGACATATCGGGTACTTATGGAATTGGCAGAGAAGAGCGGCGTTCGTGTAGATGCTCCCGTCGTACTCTCCCGGACTGGACCGGTAGCTAGGTTCGCTCACAACCCGGCGCTGTCCCATCTTGAGGCGCATTATGATCGGCGTCCTGTACGTCCGTATCCGTATTCCACAGATTCTATTCGGATTGCCGCCGCTGCCAATCGGCGCGCTGAAGTAGAAGGAGTGGCCCAGCGCATTCTTTCGCTTGTGCGAGATAAAGGATACCGCTGGCGTGATATCGCAGTGCTCGTACGTAATATTAAAGACTATGAACATCTATTTACTACTGTTTTCGAAGACTATGGTATTCCGGTATTTCTCGATGAGAAACGGCCGATGCTGCACCATCCGCTAACAGAATTTATTCGTTCCGCGCTCGAAGTTATTCGGTATAACTGGCGATATGAAGCAATTTTCCGCTGTATTAAAACGGAATTATTGTTTCAGCCCGAAATGGAAGAGACAGCGGAGGAGATGCGTCACCGGATTGATAGAGTAGAGAACTATGTGCTGGCACATGGGATTGAAGGTTACCGTTGGACTGATCCGAACTGGCAATGGAAATATCGCGTATATCGGGGATTGGATGAGAACTCGGTCGAGGTAGCAGCCGCTATGCGACAAAGTGATGAAGAGCTGGCGATGGAGCAGGAAATTGCGCAACTGCGTCAGCGTATTACAGTTCCGCTTCAACAATTGGAACGGGCGCTGACAAAAGCGAAAAATGTCCGTGGATTGTGTGAAGGCTTGTATCTTTTCCTTATGAAATTAAATGTGCCTCAGCGTCTGGAACAATGGAGCGAAGCGGCGAAGGAAGCACACCGGCTTGAGCAGGCTCGTGAGCACGGACAAGTATGGCAAGCTATTATCAACATGCTGGATCAAATCGTCGAGGTGATGGGCGATGAACGTATGGATATGGAGACGTTTGCTTCAGTGATCGAAGCCGGAATGGAAAACTTGAAGTTTGCACTCGTGCCGCCGGCGTTGGATCAAGTGTTGGTAGGTAGTATAGATCGAACTCGTTTCGCCAATGTAAAATGCGCATTCATTCTCGGAATAAACGACGGTGTTATTCCAGCGCGGCCGAAAGAAGACGGGATGCTTTCCGAAGGAGAGCGGGAGTCGCTTCTTGCGAACGGGATGTCGCTTGGACCGGGCAGCCGCCGCCGATTGATGGAAGAAGAATTCATGCTATACCGGGCGCTTGCCTCAGCCTCTGAATGTTTATTCCTCAGTTATGCGTTGGCGGACGAGGAAGGAAAGGGACTACTTCCATCAGCTTTCATGAAACGGATGAAGGAAATGTTTCCGCAAGTAAAGGAAGAATTTGTTACGACAGAAGTGGCGGAGATTGCTGCGGAAGAAGAACAGCTTGCCTTTCTCGCCAACCCATCCCGCGCTCTATCCTACCTTAGCGCCCAACTACAGCAATGGCGCAAAGGATACGGGCTTGCACCGTTCTGGTGGGACGCGTACAACTGGCTTATCCGTGAGATGCCGGATCAGCAGGCGCGTGTAACCCGGGCACTCTTTTATCGCAACGAAGAACGCGCTTTGAAGAAGGAAACAAGTCAGGCATTATACGGTAAGAAAATACGTGCCAGTGTCTCGCGGATGGAACGATTTCAGGCTTGTCCATTCTCACATTTCGCTTCGCATGGACTGAAGCTTCATGAACGTGATTTATACAGGCTGGAAGCTCCGGACATCGGACAATTGTTCCATGCAGCACTGAAGCTGGTCGGGGAACATATGGAGAAGAATCAAGTGGAATGGGGTGCGCTCGAGGCGGAACAGATGCACAAGCTGGCGGCGGAACAAGTCGATGTTCTATCGCCACTTCTTCAGAAGCAAATTCTGCTTAGTTCAGGCCGTAACCGTTATATCACGCATAAGCTGAAAAATGTGGTTGGACGTGCCGCTGTTATGCTGGGTGAGCATGCACGCCGTAGTGAATTTACGCCGCGGGCGCTTGAACTCGGATTCGGTACCGGCGCCCAATTACCTCCTCTTATGTTTGATTTGCCGAACGGCTGCACAATGGAGTTGGTAGGCCGTATCGACCGGGTGGACGGTGCAGAAAGTACGCAAGGGTTACTGTTGCGCATTATTGACTATAAGTCCAGCGCCAAAGACTTGGTGATTGAAGACGTCTATTTTGGTTTATCCTTGCAAATGCTGACGTATCTAGATGTGCTTATTTCTCAGGCGGAAGCATTTTTTGGCGAAGCAGCCGTACCGGCCGGTATTCTGTATTTCCATGTTCATAATCCATTACTTCGTTCACTTGTTCCTCTTTCTGAAGACAAAATTCAGGGCGAGATCCGGAAGCGGTTCAAGATGAAAGGGCTGCTCGTCGAAAACGAAGAGATTGTGCGGTTGATGGATACGGAGCTTGAGACCGGTTATTCAGATATTCTACCAGTTGCGCTGAAAAAAGACGGCGGATTTTACAGCACATCTCGAGTCATTTCCTCCAAGCGACTTGATCAATTGCGCGGCTATACACGCGCAATGATCCGCGAGATTGGACAGCGAATTACGGATGGCGATATTTCCATTTATCCGTATCGACATAAGAAACGTACTGCCTGCACATTTTGTACCTTCAAATCCGTTTGCCAGTTCGATCAAATGGTAGAACCAGGCGAATTCCATGTGTTACGACGAGAGTCGGATGAGGCAATGTGGCAGGAGATCGCGGAGAAAGGAAAGGGGGAAAACGTATGA
- a CDS encoding SDR family NAD(P)-dependent oxidoreductase, giving the protein MDLGLQNKIVLVTGGSKGIGRAIAKAFHDEGANVVVTARGKEELDEAAHEIGAFAIPADLTKPDERAGVVRQVVEKFGTIDILINNVGGSNGGAILDTDVRLFEVAMDMNLYPAIDLSKQVVSLMKDKGTGNIINISSIYGREAGGKPTYNAAKAALISFTKALADEAIPYGIRVNGVAPGSILHPTGNWQKRLEENPDKIKQFVESEIPAGRFGTVEEIANVVVFLASEKASWVVGATLNVDGGQSRSNF; this is encoded by the coding sequence ATGGACTTAGGTTTGCAAAATAAAATTGTTCTTGTGACGGGAGGCTCTAAAGGAATCGGGCGCGCAATTGCTAAAGCATTTCACGATGAAGGAGCAAATGTCGTTGTGACTGCTAGAGGCAAAGAAGAACTAGATGAAGCAGCACATGAAATCGGCGCATTCGCCATTCCCGCGGATTTGACTAAGCCGGACGAGCGTGCGGGTGTGGTACGTCAGGTTGTAGAGAAGTTCGGAACCATTGATATACTCATAAATAACGTGGGTGGCAGCAATGGTGGAGCTATTCTTGATACGGATGTACGCTTGTTCGAAGTCGCAATGGATATGAATTTGTATCCTGCGATTGATCTGAGTAAGCAGGTCGTATCATTAATGAAAGATAAAGGTACGGGTAATATCATAAATATTAGCTCCATTTATGGTCGTGAGGCTGGTGGAAAGCCTACCTATAATGCGGCGAAAGCAGCACTCATCAGCTTTACAAAAGCATTAGCCGACGAGGCGATCCCCTATGGCATTCGGGTCAACGGTGTTGCCCCTGGCTCAATTCTCCATCCAACCGGTAACTGGCAAAAGCGGCTGGAAGAGAATCCCGATAAAATCAAGCAATTTGTAGAAAGCGAAATCCCGGCTGGGCGTTTTGGAACAGTGGAGGAAATAGCAAATGTGGTAGTATTTCTTGCATCCGAAAAAGCGTCCTGGGTTGTCGGCGCCACACTTAATGTGGATGGCGGTCAATCGCGAAGCAATTTCTAG